Genomic segment of Synechococcus sp. A18-25c:
GCCTGGCTTGCCTCAGCGATGGCGACCGTGACGGCACCCTGTTCGCCTGGATCGGCATGAAGGATTTGCTTGGGATGACGTAACTGCGCGCCGTCTCCTGCTGCCAGCAGAGCCGCTGCTTCCGCAACCGATGCTGTTCCCATCTCCGCGTTGACCACCTCTGAAGGCGTGGGCACGGCAACCGCCGCCAAACTGGAAGCGCAGTGCAGCCGAAAGGGCCATTCGTGCTGTTCGCTCAGGCGAATGAGTGCTGGCTCATTGGCCTTGACGTCGATGCTGCTGATTCCGGCCACCGCTTCCCGGGCCAGTGATGCTTGAGCAAGAGCTGATGCGACGGCACGTTCGACCAGGCCAAGGCTGGTGTTGCGCTCGCAACCGATGCCGATCCAGAGGGTGGGGGGATGCCAACGACAGGCTGCAGCATCGGTTTTAGCCCCGATGCTCAAGGCGGGAGATTGATGGGAGCCATCCCGATGATGGAGTCGTTGGCTGCCAGCACTGGTTGACCAGAGCGTTGTTCCGCTTTGCTGCGTCAGGCTCAGCGGTTGCTCCATGGCCTGGGATTGCATCAGCTGATGCCAGGCGCTCGCTTCGCCTCCGCGCTTCCAACCCCATGCCTCGCCAAAGGCATCCAGTGCCAGGCGACCTTGTGTGCTGGCATCACCGGTGAGAACGGCTCGACTTCCAAGTGCGGCGGCAAGATCTCGTGCCAGCTGCTCTGCCCCAGCGGAATGACCGCCCAAGAGCGGCACCACATGCTCGCCCCGCGCATCCATCACCACAACCGCAGGATCGGAGTGCTTGTCTTGCACCAGAGGAGCAATCAGCCTTGTAACCGCTCCAATGGCGCCAATCACCAGCAGGTTGCCCCCGCGGGTCCAGTTGGCTTTCAGCAGTTGCGACGCTGGACCAATCCGCAGATCCGCGGGCATGTCCTTCAGCGTGGTTGCAGCACCGGGCGTCAATGCGATTGCCTTGATGCGCTCCATCTGCTGCAGGCGCTGCAGGAGCGGCCAGGCACTGGCTGAAAGGCCAAGAGCCAGCGTCACGGTGTCGGCCTGGTGCGTGTTGGTGGTGTCAGCGTTCAGGGCAAAAGCTTCGGAAGATCAGCGCTGGGTGCCATTGGCGTTCAACAGCTCCCTGGCTGATCCTCCCAGGCTGCTGGTGGGGGCATTGGTGTTGGCCCCCTCCGGAGGCGTGGGTGGCGAGGCGATTGCCTGGGGTTGACGGTCGCTCGGGGTTTTGGCGGGGTCGTTCTCTGAAGGTCTTGCCTTGGATGGGTCTGGCGGCTCAGGCGCCTCGTCGCGGGCTGGTGCGGGCTGCGATTCCAGCTGGATCGGGTCCTTGTCGACCTCCATGGACTGTGGGTCTGGTGTTGATGTCGTGTCTTCGGCGGGGGTGGGGGTGGCTGGTTGAGGCTCAGGGTCATCTGATTGCTCTAATTGGAAGGGCTGCTCCGTCGTGACAGCACCCGCTGGCTTGGCTGGTGGCGTGGGTTCTGGAACGGCCTCTCCCAGCAGTCGTGCGATCTGCTGATCGGAGAGCTTGGATTGCATCCAAATCGGCCGCTCCCCTGATAAGGAGTCTTGGGAGCGGAATTGATTGTTGAAGACCGGAGTGATCGGGTCTCCCATGCCATCCAGGAGTTCCATCTGAACACCGCCATTGCCGGCACCCTTCAACCAAAGGGCGTCCTGGCGGTCGACCAGAAAGCTGTCGCCGTTCACGCTGATGCGCAGCCTCCAACGTCCATCGCCTTCGCGAAGGTTTTGCAAGGGCGCATTCCAGATGAGCCAGTCGATCAGCAGCGGCTCGCCGCGTCCCAGCTCTGCAGGACTGACAACGGCAAGCCAGGGAGCATCCTGATCGGGTTGGGTGCCAATCAGTTCTTGAAGAAGGTCCAGTCGCCACTGAAGACTCGCCCCAGGCGATTTCACGGCTTCTCCCCAGGGCATGGCTGCATAGGCGCTGAAGCGATGACTTCCAGGGGAGAGGTCAGGCAGGTCAACGGTCAGTCGACCCTGGCTGGCCTGGCTGAATCGCAACGGCGGCTGATCGTCAATTTGCAGAGCCACGTGGGCCCCTAGCCCCAGTTGTGGGTCTTCGGTCAGTGGCCAGTCCTCGATTTGAAGTTCAATTGATGTGCGGCGAGTCTTCAGCAGGCTTCCATCGCGCGGACTGATGAGGGTTAGGCGCGGCTGGTAATGGTTGAGGGCCTGTTGCAGTTGTTGCACGGCGCCGGGCGGGCTCACTTCCTGCAGGCGACCCGTTGGCGCGCTGGCATCGACGATGTGATGTCCGCGCGCTTTGGAACTGGTCTGATCGCCTCCCCAGGACCAGGCCTGAACAGGCGCGGCCGGCCAGAAGCTGATCAAAAGCACCAGCACGGCTGCCAGCCAGCGTTGGAGGAAGTGGTTTCGGCCTGATGCCGTCATGGAGCCGAGCTTGAATGCAGTCATTCTGGTCATCGACGCCAGGTCGCAACTCGCTGGGAAAATTTGCATTATTTAGGCGAATATTTTTTGTCTTTCGGTGATGTTTACTCCCTTGAATCAATCTTGCTTCGCTGATATTCAGTCTCGGGAAAATCCTAGGTGCAGACAGGCCAGCAGCCGGATTGAACCTTTGTAACTCCCTTGGGTGTGATGCGGGTCTGCGCTCCTATGCTTCCGCCAGCGGTCCCCTCATCAGGGGCCCCAGCTCCAGTGGCTGTCAGGGATCTTGATCCTTGAAAGCCATTGGTGCCCGGCCGTAGTGAGGCTCGTCCGAGCTTCGGCCGGGGCCCCGGTGAATCTCCGGATTTGCTGGAGGGGTGTCCCACCACCTCGATCCCGTCCCTCGAGGAACGACTCGATGACCATCAGCCCACCAGAGCGTGGGAACACCGCGAAGACTCAGGTCGAGAAGGTCGACAATCCAGCGACCTTCGAGCTGTTCGGCAAGCCCGGACACTTTGACCGAGCCCTCGCGAAAGGTCCCAAAACCACTACCTGGGTTTGGAATCTCCACGCCAACGCTCACGACTTTGACAGCCACACGAGTGACCTTGAGGAGGTTTCTCGGAAGATCTTTAGTGCTCACTTCGGCCATCTGGCCGTGATCTTCATCTGGCTGAGCGGTGCCTTTTTCCATGGCGCTCGCTTCTCCAACTTCTCCGGCTGGCTCGCCGACCCCACCCACGTGAAGCCCAGTGCTCAAGTGGTGTGGCCGGTGTTCGGCCAAGAAATCCTCAACGGCGATATGGGTGCCGGTTTCCAGGGCATCCAAATCACTTCAGGCCTGTTCCACATGTGGCGGGCTTGGGGCATCACCAATGAGACACAACTGATGTCTCTGGCCATTGGCGCCCTGGTGATGGCCGGTCTGATGCTGAATGCAGGCGTCTTTCACTATCACAAGGCAGCTCCGAAGCTCGAGTGGTTCCAGAACGTTGAGTCGATGCTCAACCACCACTTGGCTGGTCTGTTCGGTTTGGGATCTCTTTCCTGGACCGGTCACCTGCTGCATGTGTCCCTGCCCACTACCAAGTTGATGGATGCCATAGACGCCGGCCAGCCGCTGGTGCTCAATGGCAAGACCATTGCTTCTGTGGCGGACATTCCCCTTCCTCACGAATTCTTCAACCAGGATCTCCTGGCTCAGCTCTACCCAGGTTTCAGCGCCGGTATTGGCGCTTTCTTCCGCGGTGACTGGGCTGCCTACAGCGATTTCCTCACCTTCAAAGGTGGTTTGAATCCGGTGACCGGAAGCATGTGGATGAGCGACATCGCTCATCACCACCTGGCCATCGCGGTGATGTTCATCGTGGCCGGTCACATGTACCGCACCAATTGGGGCATCGGTCACTCCATTAAGGAGATCCTCGAGGGTCAGAAGGGTGATCCTCTCCTCTTCCCTGCAACCAAGGGCCACGACGGTCTGTTTGAGTTCATGACCAACAGCTGGCATGCTCAGCTGGCCGTGAACCTGGCCATCGGTGGTTCCGTGAGCATCATCGTTGCTCAGCACATGTACGCGATGCCTCCGTATCCGTACATGGCGATCGATTACCCGACACAGATCGGTCTGTTCACCCACCACATGTGGATCGGTGGCTTCTTGATCGTCGGCGCTTCCGCTCACGCGGCCATCGCCATGATCCGCGACTACGACCCCGCCAAGCACGTCGATAACGTGCTCGACCGGGTGCTCAAAGCACGCGATGCCATCATCAGCCATCTGAACTGGGTCTGCATCTGGCTGGGTGCCCACAGCTTCGGTCTGTACATCCACAACGACACCATGCGTGCTCTGGGGCGTCCCCAGGACATGTTCAGCGACTCCGCCATTCAGCTGAAGCCGATTTTCGCTCAGTGGATTCAGGGTCTGCACGCCTCCGCTGCCGGCAGCACTGCACCCAACGCTCTCGCCAGCGTCAGTGAAGTGTTCAACGGTTCAGTGGTTGCCGTCGGCGGCAAGGTTGCTGCTGCGCCGATTCCCCTCGGCACCGCTGACTTCATGGTGCACCACATTCACGCCTTCACGATTCACGTGACGGTGCTGATCCTTCTCAAGGGTGTCCTGTACGCCCGTAATTCCCGTCTCATCCCCGATAAGGCCAACCTCGGCTTCCGCTTCTCCTGCGATGGCCCTGGTCGCGGCGGCACCTGTCAGGTGTCTGCTTGGGACCACGTGTTCCTTGGTCTGTTCTGGATGTACAACTCCCTGTCCGTTGTGATCTTCCACTTCTCCTGGAAGATGCAGAGCGACGTGTGGGGAACGGTGAGGCCTGACGGTTCCGTCCAGTACCTCTCCAACGGCAACTTTGCCAACAGCGCTATCACCATCAATGGCTGGCTGCGCGACTACCTGTGGGCTCAAGCCGCACAGGTGATCAACAGCTACGGATCCAACACGGCCGGCTACGGAATCATGTTCCTTGCAGGCCACTTCGTTTGGGCCTTCAGCCTGATGTTCCTGTTCAGCGGCCGCGGCTACTGGCAGGAGCTGATTGAGTCCATCGTCTGGGCTCACAACAAGCTGAAAGTGGCTCCGGCCATCCAGCCCCGTGCGCTGTCCATCATCCAGGGCCGTGCCGTGGGTGTTGCCCATTACCTCCTGGGTGGCATCACGGTGACGTGGGCCTTCTTCCACGCCCACATCCTTGCGGTGGGCTGACCTTTCCTGACCTTTCCCTCTAATGGCAACGAAATTTCCTTCGTTCAGCCAGGGTCTGGCACAGGACCCGACAACCCGCCGTATCTGGTACGGGATCGCCACGGCTCACGACTTCGAGAGCCATGACGGAATGACGGAGGAGAAGCTTTACCAAAAGCTCTTCTCCACCCATTTCGGTCATCTCGCGATCATCGGCCTGTGGGTTTCGGGCAACCTGTTCCACATCGCCTGGCAGGGCAACTTCGAGCAGTGGGTCGCAGATCCTCTGCACGTAAGCCCAATCGCTCACGCAATCTGGGATCCCCACTTCGGTGAAGGCGCCATCACGGCATTCACCCAGGCGGGAGCGTCCTCACCGGTGAACATTGCCTACTCAGGCTTGTATCACTGGTTCTACACAATCGGCATGACCACCAATGCCGAGCTGTACCAGGGATCAATCTTCATGATGATCCTGTCAGCTTGGGCTCTCTTCGCCGGTTGGCTGCACCTTCAGCCCAAGTTCCGGCCTTCCCTGGCTTGGTTCAAGAACGCTGAATCGCGCCTGAATCACCACCTGGCTGTGCTCTTCGGCTTCAGCTCGATCGCCTGGACCGGTCACCTGGTTCATGTGGCCATTCCTGAATCCCGCGGTCAGCACGTCGGTTGGGACAACTTCCTCAGCGTGATGCCTCACCCCGCTGGTTTGGGTCCCTTCTTTACCGGCAACTGGGGTGTGTATGCCCAGAACCCAGACACCATGGGTCAGGTGTTCGGCACTGCTGAAGGATCCGGCACCGCGATCCTCACCTTCCTCGGTGGTTTCCACCCTCAGACCGAAGCCCTCTGGCTGACCGACATTGCCCACCACCATCTGGCCATTGGTTGCATCTTCGTGATCGCCGGCCATATGTACCGGACCAATTTCGGCATCGGTCACTCCATCAAGGAGATCCTGGAAGCCCACAACCCTCCGAAGGGCACTCCTGGAAACCTCGGTGCAGGTCACAGCGGTCTGTACGACACCCTGAACAACAGCCTGCACATGCAGCTGGGTCTGGCTCTCGCCTCCCTCGGTGTGGTCACCTCCCTTGTTGCTCAGCACATGTACGCCATGCCGTCGTATGCCTTCATCGCGAAGGCCTACACAACGCAGGCTGCTCTTTACACCCACCACCAGTACATCGCCATCTTCCTGATGTGCGGTGCCTTCGCCCACGGTGCGATCTTCTTCATCCGTGACTACGACCCCGAAGCCAACAAGGACAACGTCCTGGGCCGGATGCTCGAGCACAAAGAAGCGGTCATCAGCCACCTGAGCTGGGTCACTCTGTTCCTCGGCTTCCACACCCTGGGTCTTTACGTCCACAACGACGTGGTCGTGGCCTTCGGTACCCCCGAAAAGCAGATTCTGGTTGAGCCCGTCTTCGCCCAGTTCGTTCAAGCCGCTTCCGGCAAGGCGATCTACGGCTTCGATGTGCTGCTGGCCAACGCTGGCGGTGCTGCCGCCAATGCCAACGCTGCTTACATGGGTGGTTGGATGGACGCCATCAATGGCGCCCGTGGCAGCAACGATCTGTTCCTGCCCATCGGCCCTGGTGACTTCCTGGTTCACCACGCCATCGCACTGGGTCTCCACACCACCACCCTGATCCTTGTTAAGGGTGCTCTGGATGCCCGCGGCTCCAAGCTGATGCCCGACAAGAAGGACTTCGGCTACTCCTTCCCCTGCGACGGCCCCGGCCGTGGCGGCACCTGTGACATCTCCGCTTGGGACGCCTTCTACCTGGCAGTCTTCTGGGCGCTGAACACAGTGGGTTGGGTCACCTTCTACTGGCACTGGAAGCACCTCGCCATCTGGCAGGGCAATGTTGCTCAGTTCAATGAGTCCAGCACCTACTTGATGGGTTGGTTCCGCGACTACCTGTGGCTGAACTCCTCCCAGCTGATCAACGGATACAACCCCTTCGGCAGCAACAACCTTGCTGTTTGGGCTTGGATGTTCCTCTTCGGTCACCTGGTGTGGGCCACCGGCTTCATGTTCCTCATTTCCTGGCGTGGCTACTGGCAGGAGCTGATCGAGACCATCGTTTGGGCTCATCAGCGCAGCCCCATTGCCAACATGATGGGTTGGCGTGATAAGCCTGTGGCACTGTCCATCGTTCAGGCTCGTGTTGTTGGCCTGGCTCACTTCACAGTGGGTTACGTCCTCACTTACGCGGCATTCCTGATCGCCTCGACCTCAGGCAAGTTCGGCTGATCCAGCAGATGCTGCTTTGATCAACTAGTCGTTTCTCGAAATCTCCCCCGCCCGGGCTTGCCGGGCGGGGGTTTTTTCTTGCTTGTGGTGTCTCAGCCGACCACCGAGTCAGCTGATTGCTGGATCAGTTGCTGAACAGAATGTCGAGGGTGCGCAGATAGGTGTGCAGTCCCGCGTCTTGGATGGGAAGCACATAGGCATCAGCGCTGGACTCGTTGTGATGGGAATGCCAATACCCCGGTGGCGTGACGAATGCGGCACCTGCCACCCAGTCTTCTCGATGGGGATTGAGGATTCGACCCTGGTCGTCTAGCTCGGTGCCGATCAGGGTGTAGCAACCGGGTTCGCAGTCCACGGCGAAATCCAGGGCAATCGACTGGTGGCGGTGAGGTTTCTGCTCTTGGCCGGCGGGGAGAATTCCGAGCATCGCCCAGAGTGTGTGGGTCACCGTGCGGGTCTGCGGAAACGCGGCATTGCCCAGCAGCACGCTGACACGATTGGCGCGGGCTCCGCTCGGGCTCGCTGCGATGTCCGCCAAGCGCCCCTGGCTGTCGAGATGGCTGTAGAAGGTTGGCTCAAAGCGGGATTCACTGGGCGTGACGCCCAGATGGCGCAGCAGTGGCGCGTCGTGCACCCAATAGAGAGCTCCCTTGCTGCGACTGGTGTGAATGGCATCACCGCCTGCGGGCAAGACGAGCATGTCGCCTTTGCTCCAGCTGAAATGCTCGCCGCAGGCTTCGGTTTCTCCTTCCCCATCGGCGACGAAAAACAGCTGGCTTGTGGCTACAGCGGCTGTACGCAGTTCGGTGTCGTGCACGCGAATAAAGTTCGCGCAAAGTGAGGGACCGGTGGCTGGTCCGTTGCAGTTGAGCTCTGCACTGAGGTCGAGCGCCAGCACGGCACTGCCAGTGTCATCGAAGAATGTCGGTGAGAAGCTGCGATAGGGCACCAATGAGGTCAGCCCGCTGCGGATCGGATTCGCCGCCTCGCCGTAGGAAAAGAACTGCGCTTGTTCCGAAGAAGCCCGACTGTGCGTCGTGCTGATCACCATGGCGCGGCCTCTTCGAACAAACAGGGCACCCACACTACGAATCGCTGCATCCAGGGGTTGTATGCATTGCGTCATGGTTCTCACTGGTGTCAGTCACGGGCTGGTTGCATTCATGGTTTGGACTGAGAACCCTCCAGCGTCGTTCTCCTTCCATGTCCATGGCTTCATTACCCCCAAGGCTTGAGCTCGTCGTGCTGCTTGCAGGGGCTGTGGTCGGTTACAACCTCACAATGCAATACCTGCCAAGTCAGCGCATCAACCTGGGGCAGATCGAGGCTCAAGATCGACTCGATCGTGGAGAATCCTGGCCCGCGAGTGCTGCCAAGAGCTCCCAGCCGGCCGCCCCATCCGATGCGATGTCTACAGCACTGGCCTTGAGTTCAGGCGTCTGCACCGTTCCAGCGGGCGGCGGGCCTGCCTTGAACGAACGCTTCGAACCCTGCTAGTCGGAGTCCTGGCCGCGGTGTTCGAGCCAATGACGACCGTGGTTCAACCATCCAGCTCTGGCATCGCTGGTCCCACACCACGCCAGCGTTTGATTGAGAAGTAAATAGCTGGCACCACAAAGAGGGACAGCAGAGTTGATGCCAGTAGACCACTGAACACCACAGTGCCAATGCTGATCCGGCTTGCTGAACCGCTCCCTGTGGCAAGCAGCAAGGGCAAAAAGCCTGCCAACGAAGTCACGGCGGTGAGCAGGATCGGCCGCATTCTGTTGATGGCGGCTCCTTCAATGGCCTCGAGTAGACCAATGCCCTGTTTCAAGCGTTGATTGGCGAACTCCACGATCAGGATGCCGTTCTTCGCCGCCAGGCTGACCAGCACCAGCAGACCCATCTGAGCGTAAACATCAAGGCTGAGACCACGCAGTTTTAGACCGATCAGTGCTCCCAGGAGTGCCATGGGCACGGTGAGCAGGATGATCAAAGGATCCACGAAACTCTCGTACAGGCCTGACAGCAGCAGATACACCACCGTGAGGCCGAGGGCGAACAGCACCCACGACACTGACTCGGCGCGGGTTTCTTCTTTGGCCAGGCCCGTGAAGGCCAGGTCCAGGTTGTTTCCGCCGGTCCGTTCGCTGAGTGCTTTCAGCAGATCGATGGCCTGGCCGCTGCTGATGGTGTCTTCGGGTACGGCCGTGATGCTGATCGATCGGTCTTGGTTGAAATGGTTGATCGTGTTGGCGCCGGTGTCACGGGTCAGGCGTGCCACATTGGCGAGCGAGACCAGCTCACCGCTGCGGTTGCGCACCATCAGGCCGGTTAGGTCGCTGGGTGTGCTGCGATCCCGTCCTTCCAGCTGGATATAAATGCTGCGGATCTCCCCGCCTTCAAAGGTGTCGTCGATGTAGCGGCCGCCGATGGCCGTGCCGATGTCTCTCAGCGTTGGTCCCACTGGCAAGTCCAGCGCTGCCATCAAGCTGCGGTCAACGTCCAGGCGCCATCGCGGTGAACTGGCATCGAAACGGGTGCTGACCCGTTGGAAGCTCCCGGTGGCTTCTGCGGCCTCAATGAATTGCTGAGCCTGTGCCTCAAAGGCTTGCAGGCTGAGTTGGCCCCCGCTTCGGTCGAGTAACTCCAGTTGGAGACCCGACTCACTGCTGAATCCCCGCACAGTAGGGGGCGTGGTCACGATCACTCGGGCATCGCTGATGCGCTGACGCAATGCACGGTTCAGCCGTTGTTTCACGGCTTCACTGCTGTTCTCGCGTCCCGGTCTGTCCTTGAGTGGTGTGAGACGCAGATAAAAGGATCCCGAATTCTCTCCGCTCTGTCCGAAGGAGCTTCCGGCATAGAAATTGCCGCTCCGCACTAGTGCTTCTTCTGCGACCACCGAGCGGATGCGCTTCATGATGGCTTCGGTGCGCTCCAGGCTGGCTCCGTCTTGAAGGGTGAAATAGCCACGAATCTGTCCTTGGTCCTCATTGGGGATGAAGGCTGTGGGAATGGCGGCCAGGCCAATCCCTGTGATGATCAGACCAGACAGCAACAAGGCGATCACCAGGCGACCGCGTGGGAGCCACACCCCAAGCAATCGGCTGTAGGTCTGTTGGAGCTGGGTCATTCCACGGCGTAGTCCGCGACTGAGTTTCTGCACCGGTCCTGGCAACCGTCCGCCACCGGGCCCAAGAACGCGCGCGCAGGCCATTGGAGTGAAGGTGAGGGCATTGAAGGTGGAGAACAGAATCGCGCCACAAATGGCGAGAGCGATCGGTTCATAGAGACGGCCGATGGATCCTGGGATGAGCAGGACTGGCAAAAACACAGCTGCCAACACCAACGAAGTGGCGACCACGGCGCCACCCAGTTCAGCCATGGCATCTTCGGCGGCCCCTTGGGGTTCGGCACCGGCTTCAATGCGGCCGGCAATGTCTTCACTCACCACGATCGCGTCGTCCACCACGATGCCCGTGGCCAGCACGAGTCCGAACAGGATCAGGCTGTTCAGATTGGAACCGCTCAGCCGAACGACAGCAAGACTGCCGATCAAGGCGACGGGCACACTCAGACCAGGGATCATGGCCAGTCGCCAGCGCCCTAGGAACAGCACCAGCACAACGAGCACCAGCACCACCGAATCGCGAAGCGTTGCGGTGGTGCGATCGAGGTTGGCTTGAATGTTGTCCGCTACATCGACGATGACTTGCATTGTCAGGCCCGGCGGGAAGCTGCTTTCCATCCGCTTCAGCGCATCCCTGACCGCCCGGCTCACCGCAAGAGCATTGGTGCCGTCACGTTGATAGATCCCCATCGCGACCGAGCTTTCTCCCTGCAGGTTCAGGGCTCTGCTCCCGTAGTTGCGCTGTCCAAGCTCTACGCGACCGACATCCTGCAGCCGCACCAATCCTCCGTTCTCCGTTCGCTTCACAACCATTTCTTCGAAGTCGCGAATGCTGCGCAAGCGCCCCTCTGCATCCACCGGAAGGCTGAACAACTGATCACCTGGTGCCGGTGCTTTGCCGAGGTTGCCGACCGCAGCCAGAACGTTCTGTTCGGATAACGCGGCGCTGATGTCGCTGGTGGAGAGGTTGAACTGTTCCAGTCGGTTGGGATCCAGCCAGAGGCGGAATGCCAGTTCGCTGCTGCCGAACACCCGGACGTCACCCACTCCAGATGCGGAGCGCAGGCTTTCGCTCAGGTTTTGATCCAGCCATCCACCGAGAAAGATCGGCTCATACATCCCGGCTGGAGCGCTGAAGCCAAGAATTAACAGCAAATCATTGCTGGATTGGCTGACGGTCAGCCCCTGACGGGTCACGGCCTGGGGCAGCCGGCGGCTGGCGAGGTTCACCTCGTTCTGCACCTTGATGGCGTTGAGCTCGGGGTCCCCGGATGCAAATCGCAAACTGATGCTGGCGCTTCCTTGCCGGCTGCTGGAGGTCATGCTCTCCAGTCCGTCGAGACCGTTGAGCTGTTGTTCCAGCACGGTGGTAACGCTCTGCTCCACCACCTCAGCCCCCGCCGCCGGAAAATTGGCGCGCACACTGACGCGTGTTGGCGCCAGTGGCGGCAGATCCTCGAGTCCGAGTCCCACCAAGGACACGACACCCGATAGCAACACCAATAGGCTGCAGACGATCGTGAAGACGGGCCGTCTCAGGAATGGCTGGGAGATGGACCGCACTGCTTCGATCTCAAACGCAGTGGCAGACCGACAATAAAGATCCCCTCCAACATTCGCCGATGGTTGGAGGGGATGGAAGGGGGATTGAGTTCAGAAACGCCCCCAGTTGCTCAGCCGACGCTCCAGACGCCTGCAGCAATCTTGAACAGGTCCTGAACGTGGACGGTGTTGCACAGGAACCAGGCGAACACAGCACCACCACAGCCGCCAAGCCAGAAACCACTGGTGAAATCAGCCCAACCCATCCGGGTGAACAAATCAGCCGGAGGATTCGCCACGGTGGGGTCCGAAGGTGGGACGTTCGGTTGAGCACCCGGCTGGTTGTAGAGCAGGAACAGCAGGGTCAGGATGTGCACAGCACCGATGGCAGCAAGCAGGCCTGCCGTCTCGGCATAGTCTGTGTTGCGAAGTGGTCCACAGATCGTGAAGGGTCCGTAGAGCAGATAGCCGAACGCAGCGCCGGTTTCGATGCCACGGAAGTTGGCTGAAATTCCTGGTCGGTATAGAGGCAGGTTGTTGATCAGCGCCTTGATGAAATAGCCACTGTTGACGGGGGTCGCCAGGTTCCCAACACAGGGATCAGACGCTGGAGTGACGGTCATTGGATGAAAAAGCCGA
This window contains:
- a CDS encoding efflux RND transporter permease subunit, which codes for MRSISQPFLRRPVFTIVCSLLVLLSGVVSLVGLGLEDLPPLAPTRVSVRANFPAAGAEVVEQSVTTVLEQQLNGLDGLESMTSSSRQGSASISLRFASGDPELNAIKVQNEVNLASRRLPQAVTRQGLTVSQSSNDLLLILGFSAPAGMYEPIFLGGWLDQNLSESLRSASGVGDVRVFGSSELAFRLWLDPNRLEQFNLSTSDISAALSEQNVLAAVGNLGKAPAPGDQLFSLPVDAEGRLRSIRDFEEMVVKRTENGGLVRLQDVGRVELGQRNYGSRALNLQGESSVAMGIYQRDGTNALAVSRAVRDALKRMESSFPPGLTMQVIVDVADNIQANLDRTTATLRDSVVLVLVVLVLFLGRWRLAMIPGLSVPVALIGSLAVVRLSGSNLNSLILFGLVLATGIVVDDAIVVSEDIAGRIEAGAEPQGAAEDAMAELGGAVVATSLVLAAVFLPVLLIPGSIGRLYEPIALAICGAILFSTFNALTFTPMACARVLGPGGGRLPGPVQKLSRGLRRGMTQLQQTYSRLLGVWLPRGRLVIALLLSGLIITGIGLAAIPTAFIPNEDQGQIRGYFTLQDGASLERTEAIMKRIRSVVAEEALVRSGNFYAGSSFGQSGENSGSFYLRLTPLKDRPGRENSSEAVKQRLNRALRQRISDARVIVTTPPTVRGFSSESGLQLELLDRSGGQLSLQAFEAQAQQFIEAAEATGSFQRVSTRFDASSPRWRLDVDRSLMAALDLPVGPTLRDIGTAIGGRYIDDTFEGGEIRSIYIQLEGRDRSTPSDLTGLMVRNRSGELVSLANVARLTRDTGANTINHFNQDRSISITAVPEDTISSGQAIDLLKALSERTGGNNLDLAFTGLAKEETRAESVSWVLFALGLTVVYLLLSGLYESFVDPLIILLTVPMALLGALIGLKLRGLSLDVYAQMGLLVLVSLAAKNGILIVEFANQRLKQGIGLLEAIEGAAINRMRPILLTAVTSLAGFLPLLLATGSGSASRISIGTVVFSGLLASTLLSLFVVPAIYFSIKRWRGVGPAMPELDG
- a CDS encoding photosystem I reaction center protein subunit XI, with the translated sequence MTVTPASDPCVGNLATPVNSGYFIKALINNLPLYRPGISANFRGIETGAAFGYLLYGPFTICGPLRNTDYAETAGLLAAIGAVHILTLLFLLYNQPGAQPNVPPSDPTVANPPADLFTRMGWADFTSGFWLGGCGGAVFAWFLCNTVHVQDLFKIAAGVWSVG